The Alteromonas stellipolaris genome includes a region encoding these proteins:
- a CDS encoding DUF3718 domain-containing protein: MKLLKTLAATAALAFAVNANAAPEKDVRFVGETQFSGFCKAVVLDDIKVLRSNLARNVGRIGASQREVLRMVTAEDGLTCNGVNLIKFSVERDANSVHEYLTSRS; this comes from the coding sequence ATGAAATTACTTAAAACTTTAGCGGCTACTGCTGCACTAGCTTTTGCTGTTAACGCTAACGCTGCCCCAGAAAAAGACGTTCGTTTTGTAGGCGAAACACAATTTTCTGGTTTCTGTAAAGCGGTTGTACTTGATGATATTAAAGTATTGCGTTCAAACCTTGCCCGCAACGTAGGTCGTATTGGCGCTAGCCAACGTGAAGTATTACGCATGGTTACTGCAGAAGACGGTTTAACATGTAACGGTGTTAACTTAATTAAGTTCTCTGTTGAGCGTGATGCCAACTCAGTTCACGAATACCTAACGTCACGTAGTTAA